From the genome of Bacilli bacterium PM5-9, one region includes:
- a CDS encoding hypothetical protein (product_source=Hypo-rule applied; superfamily=50249) — translation MIINLKKYLIVFLIAICFFNFDEINAKDYLVYDNTSNSYINSNYNKVFFGFNYPNNKYSKYFKPNSKMVVIYNDEVINYYPNEKKEHYFFNENKKRNGKAITNAQNEKIEFENIKFIYQNTEKYQKIKCDKNGDYLTSTFNVHGCMMTNFVMVNNSEKKKKANINSLLKNGYDCHFDYNKAVKDFGYSQYQLIDLKGKYTSDLSYKFENIERVVDNNKDTFTIKEYMLSNKMPLMVWMIPKKENKLNKGHLITIYKYEKIGKKEKYYFYDTYNKNEPSRDLNDFVKRWKIANIHALKK, via the coding sequence ATGATAATAAATCTTAAAAAATATTTGATTGTTTTTTTGATAGCAATTTGTTTCTTTAATTTTGATGAAATTAATGCAAAAGATTATTTGGTTTATGATAATACAAGTAATTCATATATAAACTCAAATTATAATAAAGTATTTTTTGGCTTTAATTATCCAAATAATAAATATTCAAAATACTTTAAACCTAATAGTAAAATGGTTGTTATATATAATGATGAAGTTATTAATTATTATCCAAATGAAAAGAAAGAACATTATTTCTTTAATGAAAATAAAAAAAGAAATGGTAAAGCAATAACTAATGCTCAAAATGAAAAAATTGAATTTGAAAACATTAAGTTTATTTATCAAAATACTGAAAAGTATCAAAAAATTAAGTGTGATAAAAATGGTGATTATTTAACGAGCACTTTTAATGTTCATGGATGTATGATGACTAACTTTGTTATGGTAAATAATTCAGAAAAGAAGAAAAAAGCAAATATTAATAGTTTATTAAAAAATGGTTATGATTGTCATTTTGATTATAATAAAGCTGTTAAAGATTTTGGATATTCACAATATCAATTAATTGATTTAAAAGGTAAATATACAAGTGATTTAAGTTATAAGTTTGAAAATATAGAAAGGGTTGTAGATAATAATAAAGATACGTTCACGATTAAAGAGTATATGTTAAGTAACAAAATGCCATTAATGGTTTGGATGATACCAAAAAAAGAAAACAAATTAAATAAGGGGCATTTAATAACAATTTATAAGTATGAGAAAATAGGAAAGAAAGAAAAGTACTATTTTTATGATACATATAATAAAAATGAACCATCAAGAGATTTAAATGATTTTGTTAAAAGATGGAAAATAGCAAATATTC